ATCCAGCGGGCGCGGATGTCGGTCACGTCCTCGACCTGGCGGACGTGGCGGGCGCCGTGGGCGATCGCCTCGAGGATCCCGGGCTCGACGCCATCGAGCATCCGGACGAGGATCATGCGCCCCGACTGGCCCACCAGCCAGAGGATCGCGGCGGAGATGGCGAGGCCCGCGAGCGCATCCGCGCGCGGAAACCCGGCCCAGACGCCGACGGCGCCGCCCAGGACGGCGAGGCTCGTCAGCCCGTCGGCCCGGGCGTGGTAGCCGTCGGCCACCAGCGCGGCGCTCCCGATCTGGCGGCCGATGCGGATGCGGAAGACGGCCACCGCCTCATTGCCCAGAAAGCCCACCACGGACGCGACCATGACGGCCCAGAGCACCTCGATCCGCTGGGGTTGCAGGAGGCGTGCGACCGACTCCCAGGCCGCCGCGATGGCACTGGCGAGAATCGTGGCGACGATGGCGATGCCGGCCAGGTCCTCGACACGGCCGAGCCCGTACGGGAAGCGGCGGGTCGGCTGACGCCGAGCGAGGGTGAACGCGATCGCGAGCGGGATGGCGGTCGCCGCGTCGGCGACATTGTGGATGGTGTCGGCGAGGAGCGCGATGCTCCCCGAGACCGCGACGACCGCGGCCTGGAGGAGCGCGGTGAGCAGGAGACCGATGAAGGACCACTTCACCGCCCAGAGCCCGCGGTCCGTCGATGCGCTGGTGGGATCGATCGGGCCGTGGACGTGCCCGCGTGTCGGGGCTCCCGTGCTCCCGGGCCCGCCGTGGTGCTCCCCGTCGTTCCTGTCGGGGTGGCTCATGCGCTCCGCTCGGTCAGGAGTCATGCTACCCGACAACGACGGCACTCGGCGAGCCATTCGGGAGACATGCCGTTGCACCGTCCAGACGCCGTTCCGGGAGGTTCTCGCCTGACCCTCCCGCGCGGACCTCGCAGTCCTGCGGCAGCGAGGACTCGGCTTCCTCTA
This genomic stretch from Candidatus Rokuibacteriota bacterium harbors:
- a CDS encoding cation transporter, whose translation is MARRVPSLSGSMTPDRAERMSHPDRNDGEHHGGPGSTGAPTRGHVHGPIDPTSASTDRGLWAVKWSFIGLLLTALLQAAVVAVSGSIALLADTIHNVADAATAIPLAIAFTLARRQPTRRFPYGLGRVEDLAGIAIVATILASAIAAAWESVARLLQPQRIEVLWAVMVASVVGFLGNEAVAVFRIRIGRQIGSAALVADGYHARADGLTSLAVLGGAVGVWAGFPRADALAGLAISAAILWLVGQSGRMILVRMLDGVEPGILEAIAHGARHVRQVEDVTDIRARWIGHRLHAEVNITVARGPSLAEAHAIAKDVRHELLHHLPHLGSVIVHVDPAEEGGEGHHRISEHEHDGLPGHSHP